Proteins encoded by one window of Superficieibacter sp. HKU1:
- the miaB gene encoding tRNA (N6-isopentenyl adenosine(37)-C2)-methylthiotransferase MiaB produces the protein MTKKLHIKTWGCQMNEYDSSKMADLLDATHGYQLTEVAEEADVLLLNTCSIREKAQEKVFHQLGRWRLLKEKNPDLIIGVGGCVASQEGDHIRQRANYVDIIFGPQTLHRLPEMINAVRGDRSPVVDISFPEIEKFDRLPEPRADGPTAFVSIMEGCNKYCTYCVVPYTRGEEVSRPCDDILFEIAQLAAQGVREVNLLGQNVNAWRGENYDGTTGSFAELLRLVAAIDGIDRVRFTTSHPIEFTDDIIEVYRDTPELVSFLHLPVQSGSDRVLNLMSRTHTALEYKAIIRKLRAARPDIQVSSDFIVGFPGETTEDFEKTMKLIADVNFDMSYSFIFSARPGTPAADMVDDVPEEEKKQRLYILQERINQQAMAWSRRMLGTTQRILVEGTSRKSIMELSGRTENNRVVNFEGTPEMIGKFVDVEITDVYPNSLRGKLVRTEEEMGLRINESPASVIARTRKENEIGVGIYQP, from the coding sequence ATGACAAAAAAACTCCACATTAAAACCTGGGGCTGTCAGATGAATGAATACGATTCATCAAAGATGGCCGATCTGCTGGATGCCACGCATGGCTACCAACTCACTGAGGTAGCGGAAGAGGCAGATGTGCTGCTGCTTAATACCTGCTCAATCCGCGAGAAGGCCCAGGAGAAGGTCTTCCACCAGTTAGGTCGCTGGAGACTATTAAAGGAAAAAAATCCGGACCTGATTATCGGCGTCGGCGGCTGCGTGGCCTCGCAGGAAGGCGATCACATCCGTCAGCGCGCCAATTATGTCGATATTATTTTTGGTCCGCAGACCCTGCACCGCCTGCCGGAAATGATCAACGCCGTGCGCGGCGATCGCAGCCCGGTGGTGGACATCAGCTTCCCGGAAATCGAGAAATTCGACCGTCTGCCGGAACCGCGCGCAGATGGCCCGACCGCCTTCGTTTCTATTATGGAAGGCTGCAACAAATACTGTACTTACTGCGTGGTACCCTATACCCGTGGTGAAGAAGTCAGCCGTCCGTGCGACGACATTCTGTTTGAAATCGCTCAGCTGGCCGCCCAGGGCGTGCGTGAAGTTAACCTGCTCGGCCAGAACGTGAATGCCTGGCGCGGTGAGAATTACGACGGGACCACCGGTTCCTTCGCCGAACTGCTGCGTCTGGTTGCCGCCATTGACGGTATCGATCGCGTGCGCTTCACCACCAGCCACCCGATCGAATTTACCGATGACATCATTGAAGTCTATCGCGATACGCCGGAGCTGGTGAGTTTCCTCCATCTGCCGGTGCAAAGCGGCTCTGACCGCGTGCTGAACCTGATGAGCCGTACCCACACCGCGCTGGAATACAAGGCAATTATCCGCAAACTGCGCGCGGCACGCCCGGATATCCAGGTCAGCTCAGACTTTATCGTCGGCTTCCCCGGTGAAACCACCGAGGACTTTGAGAAGACGATGAAACTGATTGCCGACGTCAATTTTGATATGAGCTACAGTTTTATCTTCTCCGCCCGTCCGGGTACGCCAGCGGCTGATATGGTCGATGATGTGCCGGAAGAAGAGAAGAAACAGCGTCTGTATATTCTGCAGGAGCGTATTAACCAGCAGGCAATGGCCTGGAGCCGCCGGATGCTCGGCACCACCCAGCGCATTCTGGTGGAAGGCACCTCGCGTAAAAGCATTATGGAGCTGTCGGGCCGTACCGAAAATAACCGCGTGGTGAACTTTGAAGGCACCCCGGAGATGATCGGCAAGTTCGTTGACGTTGAAATTACCGACGTTTACCCGAACTCCCTGCGCGGCAAGCTGGTGCGTACCGAAGAGGAAATGGGTCTGCGCATTAATGAGTCGCCGGCGTCGGTGATTGCCCGAACCCGCAAAGAAAATGAGATCGGTGTTGGCATCTACCAGCCGTAG
- the ubiF gene encoding 3-demethoxyubiquinol 3-hydroxylase — protein sequence MKNQADEVAVIGGGMVGGALALGLAQHGFTVTVIERAAPPAFDPASPPDVRISAIGAASVSLLRGLGVWEKVLGMRAHPYRRLETWEWQSAHVAFDASELKLPHLGYMVENTVLQQALWQALEAHPQVTLRVPASVRSMRYDGDRQVLTLDDGDTLTVKLVVGADGANSQVRQMAGIGIHAWHYQQACMLISVECENAPGDSTWQQFTPDGPRAFLPLFDNRASLVWYDAPARIRQLQALSMPQLEREIAQHFPARLGKVTPVAAGAFPLTRRHALKYALPGLALVGDAAHTIHPLAGQGVNLGYRDVDALLDVLTSARSHGEAWASHQVLKRYQRRRMADNFIMQSGMDLFYAGFSNDLGPLRVLRNVGLMAAQRAGVLKRQALKYALGL from the coding sequence ATGAAAAATCAAGCGGATGAAGTCGCGGTTATCGGCGGCGGGATGGTCGGCGGTGCGCTGGCATTGGGGCTGGCGCAGCACGGTTTCACGGTAACGGTTATTGAGCGCGCCGCGCCGCCTGCCTTTGATCCTGCCTCTCCGCCGGACGTGCGTATTTCGGCGATCGGTGCTGCCTCGGTCTCGCTGCTACGCGGTCTGGGCGTCTGGGAGAAGGTGCTGGGAATGCGCGCACATCCTTACCGCCGTCTTGAGACCTGGGAGTGGCAGAGCGCGCACGTCGCTTTTGACGCCTCAGAGCTTAAACTGCCGCACCTGGGGTATATGGTTGAGAACACCGTACTCCAGCAGGCGCTGTGGCAGGCGCTGGAAGCGCATCCGCAGGTAACGTTACGCGTTCCCGCCAGCGTGCGGTCAATGCGATATGACGGCGACAGGCAGGTGCTGACGCTGGATGATGGCGATACGCTGACGGTGAAGCTGGTGGTGGGCGCCGATGGCGCGAACTCGCAGGTGCGGCAGATGGCGGGTATCGGTATTCACGCCTGGCACTATCAACAGGCCTGTATGCTGATTTCCGTCGAGTGTGAAAACGCACCGGGCGACAGCACCTGGCAGCAGTTTACGCCCGACGGGCCGCGCGCGTTTCTGCCGCTGTTTGATAATCGCGCATCGCTGGTGTGGTATGACGCTCCGGCGCGTATCCGTCAGCTTCAGGCGCTGAGTATGCCGCAGCTTGAGCGCGAGATCGCTCAGCATTTTCCGGCGCGGCTCGGCAAGGTGACGCCGGTGGCCGCGGGGGCATTTCCGTTGACCCGCCGTCATGCCCTGAAATACGCCCTGCCTGGCCTCGCGCTGGTCGGTGATGCGGCACATACCATTCACCCGCTGGCCGGGCAGGGGGTAAACCTTGGCTATCGCGACGTGGATGCGCTGCTCGACGTGCTGACCAGCGCCCGCAGCCACGGTGAGGCATGGGCCAGTCATCAGGTGCTGAAGCGCTATCAGCGGCGACGGATGGCGGATAATTTTATTATGCAGTCCGGAATGGACCTGTTCTATGCCGGGTTCAGTAACGATCTGGGGCCGCTGCGCGTGCTGCGTAATGTGGGGCTGATGGCGGCCCAGCGCGCGGGCGTGCTGAAGCGTCAGGCGCTGAAGTATGCGCTGGGATTGTAA
- the asnB gene encoding asparagine synthase B, whose product MCSIFGVLDIKTDAGELRKKALELSRLMRHRGPDWSGVYASDKAILAHERLSIVDVNAGAQPLYNEKKTHALAVNGEIYNHQALRAEYGDRYHFQTGSDCEVILALYQEKGPEFLDELQGMFAFVLYDSEKDAYLIGRDHIGIIPLYMGHDEHGNLYIASEMKALVPVCRTIKEFPAGSYLWSQDGEIRPYYHRDWFSYEAVKDNVTDKNELRQALEEAVKSHLMSDVPYGVLLSGGLDSSVISAITKKFAARRVEDQERSEAWWPQLHSFAVGLEGAPDLKAAQEVANHLGTVHHEIHFTVQEGLDAIRDVIYHIETYDVTTIRASTPMYLMSRKIKAMGIKMVLSGEGSDEVFGGYLYFHKAPDAKELHEETVRKLQALHMFDCARANKAMSAWGVEARVPFLDKKFLDVAMRINPQDKMCGNGKMEKHILRECFESYLPASVAWRQKEQFSDGVGYSWIDTLKEVAAKQVSDQQLETASFRFPYNTPSSKEAYLYREIFEELFPVASAAECVPGGPSVACSSAKAIEWDEAFKTMNDPSGRAVGVHQSAYK is encoded by the coding sequence ATGTGTTCTATTTTTGGCGTACTGGATATTAAAACTGACGCGGGTGAGCTGCGTAAAAAAGCGCTGGAGTTATCACGTCTGATGCGCCACCGTGGTCCGGACTGGTCCGGCGTTTACGCAAGCGATAAAGCCATCCTGGCACACGAACGTCTGTCGATTGTCGATGTTAACGCTGGTGCCCAGCCGCTGTATAACGAGAAAAAAACGCATGCCCTGGCCGTTAACGGTGAAATCTACAACCATCAGGCGCTGCGCGCTGAATATGGCGACCGTTATCATTTCCAGACTGGCTCCGACTGTGAAGTTATCCTTGCCCTGTATCAGGAAAAAGGGCCTGAATTCCTTGATGAATTACAGGGCATGTTTGCTTTCGTGCTTTATGACAGTGAGAAAGACGCATACCTGATTGGTCGCGATCATATCGGTATCATTCCGCTGTATATGGGGCACGACGAACACGGCAACCTGTATATTGCCTCAGAGATGAAAGCGCTGGTACCGGTATGCCGCACCATTAAAGAGTTCCCGGCTGGCAGCTACCTGTGGAGTCAGGATGGCGAAATCCGTCCGTACTACCATCGCGACTGGTTCAGCTACGAGGCGGTCAAAGACAACGTCACCGATAAAAACGAACTGCGTCAGGCGCTGGAAGAGGCGGTGAAAAGCCACCTGATGTCCGACGTGCCTTATGGCGTCCTGCTCTCTGGCGGCCTCGACTCCTCCGTCATCTCCGCGATCACCAAGAAATTCGCGGCCCGCCGCGTAGAAGATCAGGAGCGCTCAGAAGCCTGGTGGCCGCAGCTGCACTCCTTTGCCGTCGGGCTGGAAGGTGCCCCGGATCTGAAAGCGGCGCAGGAAGTGGCTAACCATCTTGGCACCGTTCACCATGAGATCCACTTCACCGTGCAGGAAGGTCTGGATGCCATCCGCGACGTGATTTATCACATCGAAACCTATGATGTCACCACCATCCGTGCCTCGACGCCGATGTACCTGATGTCGCGTAAAATCAAAGCGATGGGCATAAAAATGGTCCTCTCCGGTGAAGGCTCCGATGAAGTATTTGGTGGCTACCTGTACTTCCACAAAGCGCCGGATGCAAAAGAACTCCACGAAGAGACCGTACGTAAACTTCAGGCGCTGCATATGTTCGACTGTGCCCGCGCTAACAAGGCAATGTCGGCCTGGGGCGTGGAAGCTCGCGTGCCCTTCCTTGATAAAAAATTCCTCGACGTGGCAATGCGCATTAACCCGCAGGACAAAATGTGCGGCAACGGCAAAATGGAAAAACATATCCTGCGCGAATGTTTCGAATCCTATCTGCCGGCAAGCGTGGCATGGCGTCAGAAAGAGCAGTTCTCCGATGGCGTAGGCTACAGCTGGATCGACACGCTAAAAGAAGTGGCGGCAAAACAGGTTTCTGACCAACAACTGGAAACCGCCAGCTTCCGCTTCCCGTACAACACGCCGTCGTCGAAAGAAGCGTATCTGTACCGTGAAATTTTTGAAGAGCTGTTCCCGGTTGCCAGCGCGGCAGAATGCGTGCCGGGTGGCCCGTCAGTCGCCTGCTCCTCCGCCAAAGCTATCGAATGGGATGAAGCGTTCAAAACGATGAACGATCCATCAGGACGCGCCGTGGGCGTGCACCAGTCGGCGTACAAATAA
- a CDS encoding PhoH family protein: MNTESREITLEPADNARLLSLCGPFDDNIKHLERRLGIEINRHDYHFTLTGRPLCVNAAADILRTLYVDTAPMRGQIQDIEPEQIHLAIKEARVLEQSAESVPEYGKAIHIKTKRGVIKPRTPNQAQYIANILDHDITFGVGPAGTGKTYLAVAAAVDALERQEIRRILLTRPAVEAGEKLGFLPGDLSQKVDPYLRPLYDALFEMLGFEKVEKLMERNVIEVAPLAYMRGRTLNDAFIILDESQNTTIEQMKMFLTRIGFNSKAVITGDITQVDLPRSTKSGLRHAIEVLANVEEISFNFFHSEDVVRHPVVARIVTAYEAWEEADQKRRAELAEERKRDAQEQK; this comes from the coding sequence TTGAATACAGAATCTCGTGAAATTACCCTTGAGCCCGCCGATAACGCCCGACTGCTGAGCCTGTGCGGACCATTTGATGACAACATCAAACATCTGGAGCGTCGGTTGGGTATCGAAATCAATCGCCACGACTACCACTTTACGCTCACCGGCCGTCCCCTCTGCGTCAATGCGGCGGCGGATATTCTGCGTACGCTGTACGTCGATACCGCGCCGATGCGCGGGCAGATTCAGGATATCGAACCAGAGCAGATCCACCTCGCCATTAAAGAAGCGCGCGTGCTGGAGCAAAGCGCCGAGAGCGTGCCGGAGTACGGCAAAGCGATCCATATCAAGACCAAACGCGGAGTAATCAAACCACGTACGCCGAACCAGGCGCAGTACATCGCCAATATTCTTGACCACGACATCACCTTTGGCGTCGGTCCTGCCGGTACGGGGAAAACCTATCTGGCGGTCGCCGCAGCAGTGGATGCCCTTGAGCGTCAGGAAATCCGCCGTATTCTGCTGACCCGTCCGGCGGTGGAAGCCGGTGAGAAGCTGGGTTTCCTGCCGGGCGATCTCAGCCAGAAGGTCGACCCGTATCTGCGCCCGCTGTATGACGCGCTGTTTGAGATGCTCGGCTTTGAGAAAGTCGAGAAGCTGATGGAACGCAACGTGATTGAAGTTGCGCCGCTGGCCTATATGCGCGGTCGTACCCTCAACGATGCATTTATCATCCTCGATGAGAGCCAGAACACCACCATCGAACAGATGAAAATGTTCCTGACCCGCATCGGCTTCAACTCCAAAGCAGTGATCACCGGCGACATCACCCAGGTCGACCTGCCGCGCAGTACCAAATCCGGGCTGCGTCACGCCATCGAAGTGCTGGCAAACGTCGAGGAAATTAGCTTTAACTTTTTCCACAGTGAAGACGTGGTGCGCCACCCGGTCGTCGCCCGTATCGTCACTGCCTATGAAGCCTGGGAAGAGGCCGATCAAAAACGTCGCGCTGAACTGGCCGAAGAACGTAAGCGCGACGCGCAGGAGCAAAAATGA
- the corC gene encoding CNNM family magnesium/cobalt transport protein CorC (CorC(YbeX) belongs to the Cyclin M Mg2+ Exporter (CNNM) family, and was characterized as belonging to a set of three proteins, at least one of which must be present for CorA to function.) — translation MSDDNSHSSDTINSKKGFFSLLLSQLFHGEPKNRDELLALIRDSGQNELIDEDTRDMLEGVMDIADQRVRDIMIPRSQMVTLKRNQTLDECLDVIIESAHSRFPVISEDKDHVEGILMAKDLLPFMRSDAEAFSMEKVLRQAVVVPESKRVDRMLKEFRSQRYHMAIVIDEFGGVSGLVTIEDILELIVGEIEDEYDEEEDIDFRQLSRHTWTLRALASIEDFNETFGTNFSDDEVDTIGGLVMQAFGHLPARGETIDIDGYQFKVAMADSRRVIQVHVKLPDDAAQPKLDE, via the coding sequence ATGAGCGACGACAATTCACACAGTAGTGACACAATAAATAGCAAGAAGGGATTTTTCTCCCTGTTATTAAGCCAACTTTTCCACGGCGAACCGAAAAACCGTGATGAACTGCTGGCGCTGATCCGTGATTCCGGGCAGAACGAGCTTATCGATGAAGATACGCGCGACATGCTCGAAGGGGTAATGGATATTGCCGACCAGCGAGTCCGCGATATCATGATTCCCCGCTCGCAGATGGTCACCCTGAAACGCAATCAGACGCTGGACGAATGCCTCGATGTCATCATCGAATCCGCCCACTCGCGTTTCCCGGTCATCAGTGAAGACAAAGATCACGTTGAAGGGATTCTGATGGCCAAAGATCTGCTGCCGTTTATGCGCAGCGATGCCGAAGCCTTCAGCATGGAAAAGGTGTTACGTCAGGCGGTGGTTGTTCCTGAAAGCAAACGGGTTGACCGGATGCTCAAGGAGTTCCGTTCTCAGCGTTATCATATGGCGATTGTTATCGACGAATTCGGCGGCGTCTCTGGTCTGGTGACCATCGAAGACATCCTCGAACTGATCGTCGGCGAAATTGAAGACGAATACGACGAAGAAGAAGATATCGACTTCCGTCAGTTAAGCCGCCATACCTGGACCCTGCGCGCGCTGGCCTCTATTGAGGACTTTAACGAAACCTTCGGCACGAATTTTAGCGATGACGAAGTCGACACCATCGGCGGCCTGGTAATGCAGGCATTTGGTCATCTTCCTGCCCGCGGTGAAACGATTGATATTGATGGCTATCAGTTCAAAGTCGCTATGGCCGACAGTCGTCGGGTCATTCAGGTACACGTCAAACTCCCGGACGATGCTGCACAACCTAAACTGGACGAGTAA
- the nagA gene encoding N-acetylglucosamine-6-phosphate deacetylase, whose translation MYALTHGRIYTGHEILDDHAIVIANGLIERLCPLTELPAGIEQRSLNGAIVSPGFIDVQLNGCGGVQFNDTAEAVSIETLEIMQRANEKSGCTSYLPTLITTSDDLMKQGVRVMREYLAKHPHQALGLHLEGPWLNIVKKGTHNPQFVRTPDAALVDFLCENADVITKITLAPEQVAPEVITQLAAAGIIVSAGHSNATVKEAKRGFRAGITFATHLYNAMPYISGREPGLIGAIFDEPDVWCGIIADGLHVDYVNIRNAKRLKGDKLCLVTDATAPAGADIDQFIFAGKTIYYRNGLCVDENGTLSGSSLTMIEGVRNLVEHVNIALDEALRMATLYPARAIGVDKQLGSIAPGMVANLTAFTRDYKIIKTIVNGNEVVNG comes from the coding sequence ATGTATGCATTAACCCACGGCCGGATTTATACCGGTCACGAAATCCTTGATGACCATGCGATTGTTATCGCCAATGGCCTGATCGAACGTCTTTGTCCGCTGACGGAACTGCCTGCGGGGATTGAACAGCGGTCGCTGAACGGGGCCATCGTCTCCCCCGGTTTTATTGATGTTCAGTTGAACGGCTGTGGCGGCGTGCAGTTTAACGACACTGCCGAAGCGGTCAGCATTGAAACGCTCGAAATTATGCAGCGCGCCAATGAAAAATCGGGCTGCACCAGCTATCTGCCGACGCTTATCACCACCAGCGACGATTTAATGAAGCAGGGCGTCCGCGTGATGCGCGAATACCTGGCGAAGCATCCGCATCAGGCGCTGGGTCTGCATCTGGAAGGGCCGTGGCTCAACATCGTTAAAAAAGGCACCCATAATCCGCAGTTTGTGCGTACGCCGGATGCCGCGCTGGTCGATTTTTTGTGTGAGAACGCCGATGTAATCACCAAAATCACCCTCGCGCCGGAGCAGGTTGCGCCTGAGGTTATTACTCAACTGGCCGCCGCGGGCATTATCGTTTCTGCGGGTCACTCTAACGCGACGGTAAAAGAAGCAAAAAGAGGCTTCCGCGCCGGGATCACCTTCGCGACCCATCTTTACAACGCCATGCCGTATATCAGCGGCCGTGAACCGGGGCTGATTGGCGCCATTTTTGACGAGCCAGACGTCTGGTGCGGCATTATTGCTGACGGACTTCACGTTGATTATGTGAATATTCGTAACGCTAAACGTCTGAAAGGCGATAAACTTTGTCTGGTAACGGACGCCACCGCGCCTGCCGGAGCAGATATTGACCAGTTCATTTTTGCTGGTAAAACAATATACTACCGTAATGGACTGTGCGTGGATGAAAACGGCACGCTAAGCGGTTCATCGCTGACCATGATTGAGGGCGTTCGCAATCTGGTCGAGCACGTGAATATCGCGCTGGATGAAGCACTGCGCATGGCAACGCTCTATCCGGCACGCGCCATTGGCGTTGATAAGCAGTTGGGCAGCATTGCACCAGGCATGGTGGCCAACCTGACCGCGTTCACGCGCGATTATAAGATCATCAAGACTATCGTTAATGGTAACGAGGTCGTCAACGGGTAA
- the ybeY gene encoding rRNA maturation RNase YbeY, whose product MSAVILDLQLACENTAGLPEERQFQTWLDAVIPQFQEESEVTIRLVDEAESHELNLTYRGKDKSTNVLSFPFEAPPGIEMPLLGDLIICRQVVEQEAKEQEKPLEAHWAHMVIHGSLHLLGYDHIEDDEAEEMESLETEIMLALGYEDPYIAEKE is encoded by the coding sequence ATGAGTGCTGTGATCCTCGATCTTCAACTGGCCTGCGAAAACACCGCGGGCCTGCCGGAAGAACGTCAGTTTCAGACATGGCTGGATGCCGTTATCCCTCAGTTTCAGGAAGAATCAGAAGTGACGATTCGTCTGGTGGATGAAGCAGAAAGCCACGAGCTTAACCTGACGTATCGTGGCAAGGATAAGTCCACCAACGTGCTCTCCTTTCCTTTTGAAGCGCCACCGGGCATTGAGATGCCGCTGCTGGGCGATCTGATCATCTGCCGCCAGGTGGTTGAACAGGAAGCAAAAGAGCAGGAGAAACCGCTGGAAGCGCACTGGGCGCATATGGTCATTCACGGCAGTCTGCATCTGCTGGGCTACGACCATATTGAAGATGACGAAGCCGAAGAGATGGAGTCGCTCGAAACAGAGATAATGCTTGCTCTGGGCTACGAGGATCCGTACATTGCCGAGAAGGAATAA
- a CDS encoding N-acetylglucosamine repressor: MTSGGQAQIGNVDLVKQLNGAAVYRLIDQHGPISRIQIAEQSQLAPASVTKITRQLIERGLIKEVDQQASTGGRRAISIITETRHFHAIGVRLGRYDTTLTLYDLSSKVLAEEHYPLPERTQETLEHALLNTIARFIDDCQRKIRELIAISVILPGLVDPESGVIRYMPHIQVENWSLVEALEKRFNVTCFVGHDIRSLALAEHYFGASQDCADSILVRVHRGTGAGIISNGRIFIGRNGNVGEIGHIQVDPLGERCHCGNFGCLETVAANAAIEHRVRQLLEKGHQSRVKPDDCTIKTICKAANKGDALASDVIEHVGRHLGKTIAIAINLFNPQKVVIAGEIVEAEKILLPAIESCINTQALQAFRKNLPVVRSTLDHRSAIGAFALVKRAMLNGILLQRLLEN; encoded by the coding sequence ATGACATCAGGCGGGCAAGCTCAGATTGGTAATGTTGACCTCGTTAAACAGCTCAACGGTGCGGCTGTCTACCGCCTGATTGATCAGCACGGGCCTATCTCGCGCATTCAGATTGCCGAACAGAGCCAGCTCGCCCCGGCCAGCGTGACTAAAATCACGCGGCAGCTGATCGAACGAGGTTTGATCAAAGAAGTCGATCAGCAGGCCTCTACCGGAGGCCGCCGCGCAATCTCCATTATCACTGAAACCCGTCATTTTCATGCAATCGGCGTCCGGCTTGGTCGCTATGACACCACCCTCACCCTTTACGATCTGAGCAGCAAAGTGCTGGCCGAGGAGCACTACCCTCTGCCCGAACGCACCCAGGAAACGCTGGAACACGCGCTGCTTAACACCATCGCCCGCTTTATTGATGATTGCCAGCGCAAGATACGCGAACTGATTGCCATCTCGGTGATCCTGCCGGGACTGGTTGACCCGGAGAGCGGCGTGATTCGTTACATGCCGCATATTCAGGTGGAAAACTGGTCGCTGGTAGAGGCGCTGGAAAAACGCTTCAACGTCACCTGTTTTGTGGGCCACGACATTCGCAGCCTGGCGCTGGCGGAACACTATTTCGGTGCCAGCCAGGATTGTGCGGATTCGATCCTGGTCCGCGTGCATCGCGGGACGGGCGCGGGGATCATCTCCAATGGGCGTATTTTCATTGGCCGTAACGGTAACGTTGGCGAGATCGGCCATATTCAGGTCGATCCGCTGGGCGAACGCTGCCACTGTGGCAACTTTGGCTGTCTGGAAACCGTTGCCGCCAATGCCGCCATTGAACACCGCGTGCGTCAGCTACTGGAAAAAGGTCATCAGAGCCGCGTGAAGCCGGATGACTGTACGATCAAAACCATTTGTAAGGCCGCTAATAAAGGCGATGCGCTCGCCAGTGACGTCATAGAGCACGTGGGTCGCCATCTGGGTAAAACCATCGCTATCGCCATCAACCTCTTTAACCCGCAGAAAGTGGTCATTGCCGGGGAAATCGTCGAGGCAGAAAAGATCCTGCTGCCAGCCATTGAAAGCTGCATCAATACTCAGGCGCTCCAGGCGTTTCGCAAAAACCTCCCGGTGGTGCGCTCAACGCTGGATCACCGCTCCGCGATTGGCGCTTTTGCGCTGGTCAAACGCGCCATGCTGAACGGGATTTTGCTGCAACGTTTGCTGGAAAATTGA
- the nagB gene encoding glucosamine-6-phosphate deaminase has product MRLIPLATAEQVGKWAARHIVNRINAFKPTADRPFILGLPTGGTPLTAYKALVAMHKAGEVSFKHVVTFNMDEYVGLPKEHPESYYSFMHHNFFDHVDIPAENINLLNGNAPDIDAECRRYEDKIRAYGKIHLFMGGVGNDGHIAFNEPASSLASRTRIKTLTHDTRVANSRFFDNDVNQVPKYALTVGVGTLLDAEEVMILVLGSVKAQALQAAVEGNVNHMWTISCLQLHPKAIVVCDEPSTMELKVKTLKYFNELEAENIKGL; this is encoded by the coding sequence ATGAGACTGATTCCACTGGCAACTGCTGAGCAGGTCGGAAAATGGGCGGCACGCCATATCGTTAACCGCATCAATGCCTTTAAACCGACCGCGGATCGTCCATTTATTCTCGGCCTGCCGACCGGCGGCACCCCGCTGACCGCCTACAAAGCGCTGGTCGCCATGCATAAAGCGGGCGAAGTCAGCTTCAAACATGTTGTGACCTTCAACATGGACGAATACGTTGGCCTGCCGAAAGAGCATCCGGAAAGCTACTACAGCTTTATGCACCACAACTTCTTCGATCACGTTGATATTCCGGCTGAAAACATTAACCTGCTGAATGGTAACGCGCCAGATATTGACGCAGAATGCCGTCGCTATGAAGATAAAATTCGCGCCTACGGTAAAATTCACCTGTTTATGGGCGGCGTGGGCAACGATGGTCACATCGCGTTTAACGAACCCGCCTCGTCTCTGGCGTCGCGTACCCGTATTAAAACGCTGACCCATGACACCCGCGTGGCAAACTCCCGCTTCTTTGATAATGACGTTAATCAGGTGCCAAAATATGCCCTGACCGTTGGCGTCGGCACCCTGCTGGATGCAGAAGAAGTGATGATCCTGGTGCTGGGCAGCGTGAAAGCGCAGGCACTGCAGGCGGCGGTCGAAGGCAACGTTAATCACATGTGGACCATTAGCTGTCTGCAACTGCATCCGAAAGCCATCGTGGTCTGTGACGAACCGTCTACCATGGAATTGAAAGTGAAGACCCTGAAATATTTCAACGAGCTGGAAGCTGAAAATATCAAAGGTCTGTAA
- a CDS encoding HAD-IIA family hydrolase — protein MTIQNIICDIDGVLMHDNVAVPGAAEFITRILEKGLPLVLLTNYPSQTGQDLANRFATAGINVPDSVFYTSAMATADFLRKQEGKKAYVVGEGALIHELYKAGFTITDVNPDFVIVGETRSYNWEMMHKAAFFVANGARFIATNPDTHGRGFYPACGALCAGIEKISGRKPFCVGKPSPWIIRAALNTMQAHSEQTVIVGDNLRTDILAGFQAGLETILVLSGVSTLDDIDSMPFRPSWIYPSVAEIDIF, from the coding sequence ATGACCATTCAAAACATCATTTGTGATATTGACGGCGTGCTGATGCACGATAACGTAGCCGTACCGGGTGCCGCGGAGTTTATTACCCGCATTCTGGAGAAGGGCCTGCCGCTGGTGCTGCTGACTAACTATCCTTCACAGACCGGCCAGGACCTGGCTAACCGATTTGCCACTGCCGGTATCAACGTGCCGGACAGCGTTTTCTATACCTCCGCCATGGCGACAGCCGATTTTCTGCGTAAACAGGAAGGTAAAAAAGCGTACGTAGTGGGTGAAGGTGCGTTAATTCATGAACTGTATAAAGCCGGCTTTACCATCACCGACGTAAACCCGGACTTTGTTATCGTTGGTGAAACCCGCTCCTACAATTGGGAAATGATGCACAAAGCGGCCTTCTTTGTAGCTAACGGCGCACGGTTTATCGCCACCAACCCGGACACGCATGGCCGCGGCTTCTATCCGGCCTGCGGGGCGCTCTGCGCCGGCATTGAGAAAATCTCCGGACGGAAACCGTTTTGCGTGGGTAAACCCAGCCCGTGGATTATTCGCGCCGCGCTGAACACCATGCAGGCGCATTCCGAGCAGACGGTGATTGTCGGCGATAACCTGCGCACCGATATTCTGGCCGGTTTTCAGGCCGGGCTGGAAACCATTCTGGTGCTCTCTGGCGTGTCGACGCTGGATGATATTGATAGCATGCCGTTCCGGCCATCGTGGATTTACCCTTCCGTCGCCGAAATCGATATTTTCTGA